One Planctomycetia bacterium DNA window includes the following coding sequences:
- a CDS encoding IS5/IS1182 family transposase, translating into ISWLHQFRRLRVRYERRDDIHEAFMLLGCIVICGYFL; encoded by the coding sequence CATCAGTTGGCTACATCAATTTCGACGCTTACGGGTTCGCTATGAACGACGCGATGACATCCACGAAGCGTTCATGCTACTCGGGTGCATCGTCATCTGCGGCTATTTCCTCTAA